The Lasioglossum baleicum chromosome 3, iyLasBale1, whole genome shotgun sequence region CCTGCTCGGGCAAAGCGGTTCGAGATGGTGTTCGACAAAGAGAATGGCAGCCAATTCCTCTTTTATTCCTTCCTATTACGGAACAACGTGTTGTTGTTGATCTCGGTACCTCGCGTAATTGTCAGTAATTGGGATTCTGTTATCAGGGAGATGCAATCCTAAGCTTCTTTCATCGTCGACTATATCCGACGCCTTATTGTACTAGTTTCTGTCGGAGCAAATTGTCCATCGTTACGCGCCTTGTGCCACCTGTGGCTATCGAGGTTGCTCGAAGCGCAACCGGATCCAAGCATTAAATCGCGAGTTACAAAAAACATTTACCTTGTTGAATGTGCTTCGTTGCGATTGCGTGTGCTCGACAGACCAGAAGAAATACTCTTCTTCTCGCGTACCATCAAGTCTATTCAGGCAGCCCGCGTCTGTTTGCCATGTTCGTCCCGCAAATTGTCCCGACTCccacaaatattcggacactaaaAAATTCGATAACTCTTTTAATATTGGATTATACGTGTTAGGTATTGGAACTGTGCCTCAGTAGAGCCCTTTGAAATATTGCACTTAGGGCCGTTTATATCCCAATGGACCATCCACTGTTGTAGGACTAAATGGGAAACATTCCCATAAGTCCCTGGTTATAGCCTCCGAAAAATTTTGGACATGTCTGTTAACGTGATTCGTTTGGTATGTTTGCAGACGAGACAGAGCAGCGGGACTGTGGGGAACACCGAGGAACAAGAAGGGATGAGCAGCTGTTCCCCGAGAACGTCCACGGGGACGATaacgatgacgatgacgacaGCGTCGACAACTTCGACGTCGACGATGACAGTTACGTCAGGGCCGCTGCCGTTCCTGCCCGCCGAGACCCAATCATCGATATCGTCCGCGACCAACTCGCAGCAATTTAGCGAACGGCAATTCCAAGGTGCTCAGTACAGATGTGCGTCCGCCACGACCGCCATGTTTTCGCCGGCCTCTTCGTCCGCGAACACCAGCCATTTGGCGACAAGCAACCTCTTTTCCGTGCCAGTGTCGCCGAAAAGACCTGCGTCTATCTTGTCCAGTAAATCACCTAACATAACCAAGTCTCAGATGAAAGGTAAGTCGAAGTAACAATCAGAGACAAAACGACAGGACACCCTGtcaatttgttaatttttattcgGTGTACGCAAAAGTCTTATTCTTCTCTCATCGTATTAGACACGAAGGCACAAGATTATGATCCTTAATATGAATCATTTTGCGTGTGAACGATTGGAAAAGATTAAAACTCCTGCGTACatttgttatttaattattattatttggtcTGTAGCTATTCCAAGTATTTCGAGTCCCGGGACACTTTCATTTGCCTCTAAAGTATTGAAACGAATAAGATTACCATTTATGGAGACATCAGAAGAGTTTGGGGTACATGTGTATCATTTATATGTCCGAAGAACTGACGCAGCAAGTTTACTGCTGTTGTCAGAACGCGAGAGATGGAGCAGGATCTTCGAAGGAGTACGACACGACGTTCAAAAGGGGGACGTATTGAAGTGTCTGTTGAAATGAATGGCGGAGATGTCCCAGGCATAAGCACTTCGCGCAAAGATAACATCTGACAGGAAATTGAGTAACTTGTACTTGGAAATTTGTAGTTATAATTGTCAAGTTATAGAAAATGTTTGAGAGAAAATGCTCTGTTATCCCTGTTGAACAAAAACGAAATCTAGTAAATCATTTCTGTCAAAGCTTCATTGGAATGAATCGGATTAATCTCGGACAGAATTTGTAGCCCCCGAATTCTGACGGAGTATGCTAACATTAAATGTTAAACAAATGTTCCACTTTAGTCGGACGTTGAGAAGTAGTTGGTTCCTTTTGGCGATTAATCGTGACAGGTAGAATGTTGTAGAAAGAACTGCCACTGGTTAAACTGCAGATAACCGTGTGCGTCAGAGAAACGTGACGCAGGTTCATTATTTAAGTAATTACCTTGAAAGTTGCGATTCTGTTCAGTACACGCGTTATCCGATATTTCCGAAGTTACATTGTACTGTGCAGCACCTACGATGCGTTGGAAATTATTCCGACCACGGgagattaatttattatttcgaaGTTGTTCTACACAGATCATGCTATGCATTAGACAAATTCATTATAATATTCTGTTTTATCTCGAGCAcaattatttcgaaaaattaaCTTCTACACTTTCGAATTTCCACCAGCAGCAAATTGAAAATCCAGTTTCCGGAACgccataaatataataattttctttcgcgAAACGTGTTCTAGCAAATTCGAAAATTCGGGATAACACGATGACGAATTCCCTCTCAGGTTCTACATCGTAGGAAGTAGAATCGAAGGTATACTGCCGGAACATTGGAAATCAGCCCTCCGGACAAGTcgtaaaatcgaatttttcgtGTTCCGAGCGCGACGAGTTCGTTCGCCGTTACTTTTTCAATTCGTTAGCTCTGTAgaaacgacgcgacgcttcAGAAGTCGAACGCGTAGCGGGTCTGCTCGAGTCTCGGTTCTCTTTTCGTCTGTAGTGATCACTTGTTAACGAGTAGCTCTTGGCCGTTGTTGGGTTAAACAGCCAATTAACGCGAGACCCGTCGGGGATTGATTTCTTGCTAGGAACACCGTGCGGAAACGGAAGCGCGATTGCTTCCTCCGGTGTTCCTCGATTTTTGCGACGCTCGCAAGTGCGCAAGTTTACGTCGGAACGTTTTAGTAGAAACTGTAACGACCGATCATTCGGCCAATATGAAGCGCGTTTTTAGAACTCGGAAAACGGTCGACCGTTAAGACTTTTGACAGAGTCGGCGATAATCGTCGACCATTGATGGTCCCGCTAAAAGCGGAGGATGTAACCAAACGAAATTCCAAGTCAAAGAGATCGCGACTGTGAATCGCAGTCGGGAAACGGGACGCAAGAGACTGTGAGCCTCTTCCTTTGCTGTAAAGGGAGACGGGTAACGCGCCAACGACTTAAGTTCTACAGCTTCCGTTTCACTTGGGGATTTTTTCCGCGGACGATGCCCGGGAACTATATGCGGGCAGTTTCGTATTTAATGCTCGTGATACTCGAGGGGCTCGAGTTACTCTTTCGCAAAACACCGATGATCCCGAAGCTAGTAGCTGGAACCACTCGGCGAACATTGCCAGCGGTATAAATAACTTCATCGGCGATCAGCACATCGCGGCTACTCGCCGAATGTACCAATAAACGAATTTTCAGTGAGCTTTGAAAtcgatcgttctgcaaccgattTCAATCGAATCGTTATTTAGACCACGGTTTCAACGCCGGTTAAGACCAGAACTTCCTATTTCACGAGTCTTTAACGTACACGTGAGTGAAATAGGAAGCTTTAATTGAAACATGGATGCTTTAACTCCAAGTTCTAACGGTACTTTGGAGTACCACTTACTTTAAAATGTTACCGTGGTCTGAAAACGTTTAGAACCAACCTAGGACTTGCAATTACTGCTGATTTACAGTCTTCCGCGATGCTACGAAGTGACGGCAACGCTCGAAAATACCACATTCAGGTGCAAAATGCATGTGTATGCTTCTCTTTTTGTCAGCTGATGCGTATTCTTGCGattttgaaagcatttttaatatttacagaatgcTTCTTTTCGTATACATCTTGTAAAGATCTCTACCGTAATTGTCAGAATTTTATCCCCAGCACTGGGTGAGACCAGTTAAGcgctaatcactagactgcggatctttatgcgtgtAGGGCTTCtgaacattttcgaaaaatgctagaatataaaattccagagtttagtacaatatttaattattttagaaCCTTAAAGAGGCTATATTTCACTTTCTTATAATTTgcctagaaaaataaaaattgcatgaacatccgcagtctagtgatcacgcTCGACGATTGAGCCAGCGAGGGGTTACAATTTAGACCTTGAGATTTGGAAGACATATATGCGCGATAACTCGAATGTAGGTATCTTTCGCGATCTTTCTTGCAGCAACTATGTGTTCGGATGTCGTGGGTGTTATCTCGAAAAGTGCGCCCGCTCCGAAAAAGAGGGAAAAGCAAGAAAGGAACGCGAAACCGCAAACTCGTAACCGGGTTAAGCAGAAGCTATTTGTCGGCGGTTCTTCCTGCGCGCTTTTTCCTCACCGTTACCCATTAGCGCAAAATCACGAGGTTTCTCGGTCCGttctattctctctctctctctcgcgtcgtCTGTCTCTTTCTCATTCCGTAGGCCAGAGTACAATAGCGCATGGACATGCCGGTGCAGAATGTGCTTATAGGAAAACCATAGCCGCCGGTACGTACAAAATCAATGGGCCGTGAAACGAGGCTATTAAACGGTCGAGTCAAGCACCGACGATCCAAGTTCGACCGCTTGTCCCTTCTCATCGCAGACGGTGTTCCGCGCCGAAGCTCAAGCTGAACCACGCCGCGGGGATCATACGTCGCGGGATGTTATCGACCGAAGCGTTTAATCAGTTCGAACGAACATTTCTAACTCTACCGTTTGGAAAAAAAGTAAAGCATCGTGCCGGCGGCATGAAAACCGAAGGACGTGTTTCACGATTTCTACGAGATCTTCGACAATCGAGCGCAGCGCCCGTCTCGTCCCCTTTTTCGCGATTTTACTACGCGCCAGTAATTAACCGCGTCGAGCGCGTCTCTTGAATATTCTCTGTGCCGTTACTTTCGTggatttgttttatttttatggGAAAATCGATGTCCCGATATCTGTACAGAGATTCAATTTTTACTGGTGCGTATTCAGCAGGGTAACTCGTAGGGGAAGTTCTTTTGTACggttatacaggatgtcccaaactgttctacttccttgaaagggatgattcctgaggtcatttgaagtaacttttaccgttgcgaaaatattctccgcggctttgttaaggagttattaacgaaaaaccacggaccaatcaaaaCGTGGCTTCGGCAGACGAATCCGCCACGGCGTCAGGTCCCGCAGAGCGTGGCGTTAGCATTGGCTGAGTCGGAATTCctccgctgtagccgcgcttTGATTAATCCGTTTTCTGACTGGGCTGTTGAGCGTACAGCTGTAAAATCGATTgtaactttgttaatatttttaatctcGTATTGAAACTTTAGGAACGTTCAAAATATAGTATTATCGATTCATTCCacgaaaattcgattttttggccGGTTCCGCGAGTTGTCCCCCTTAAAATAGAGAAACACTCGGAGATGCTTCTGAAACGATTCTGAAATGCTTTTTGGTACTCCGAACTTTTCGCTTTCACTGTTTTTAGCTCGCGGTGAAATGCAGCCTCGTTCGAGCCATTAGGGAATAGTAGAGACACAGAGGTCATGCTAAAATTGTCGGACGTACGAaaaaatttgacaaaatattttacaaaatagtaataaataaaGTTAGAGTTGGTGGCACAGCTGGACAGGAAAATATGAGAAGGGTGGGTTGAATGCGAACTAGCACAAGTTCGACGAAGACCTTGACGTAGGTCTGATACAATTCGTATTGTTACGATCAtggtatattaaatttattgtatGCAATGATTTCATTGTTGCAGAATTCAGGGAGGCTTTCAACCTGTTCGACAAAGATGGCGACGGAAGCATCACGAAGGAGGAGCTGGGTAGGGTGATGCGTTCCCTTGGACAGTTCGCAAGGGCCGAGGAACTCCGCACTATGATGCAAGACATCGATGTAGACGGTGAGTTTACAACGGTACTCGTCCAATGAATATATTGCGGATCTTTCTGgaaaagataaaaatttattttttccattAACAATTACAACTCTTTAACCTagcacaatacaattaggtaagGCTCGACTTACCAATCTTATCGTAGTAGACCATATTCTTGCCGATGCTTGTTATAAACATTTCGAATATCACGAACTGCATCGAATCCGCAGTTTGGCAGTGAGATTTTTTAACGATAAAGTGACGCTTtcattcaatattaatacagtTCGTTACTTTATGTACACCAGTAATCAAATTTAGAAGTAGTAGTCGCTTGAAACTTTTTTAGCAACAAGCTCTTTTCAAACTCTGTCCTTGGACTTTTCAAAAACAGCGTGAAATGAAATTTCTTAAAAGTACCGAGGATTTGAAACATTCTCCTTAAATAAAACATGTCTCATTCCAAATAATCTCTCCTGcagtgaattatttatttcagtggTGAGTCTTTCAGAATTGCGCACAATTCACTATTaagaattgtaaaaataatacataaacaACGTAGAGAAGATTATCATGAATTGTGTTTAAAGGATTGAATcactgaataaaaataaaaaatggacCCTCGTAATTCAGTCGACAATGTACACATAGTGCTGAACATAtatataacaattttaatacCGACGGTGTAATCCGAAATTATTaggtaataaaatatttcaaagcaTATTGGATATGCTTTGATAACATTTATCAAAATGGTAATATTCACCAGAAGCGTCGGAATTATTATCCTTCGGGTTTAAATAAAATTCAGCAGTTATTGATTACCTTCGAGTGGGACGACGGGTCGAACGATAGCATAATCGTTTCAATCGCCATTTCACGAGGGTTCCGACGTGGCTCGTAAACAAGGTGGCAAACAATCTGGTATAGGACGAGGTCTTCAAAGTTTACCATTCGTCCGTGTAACCACGTTGGCCCACTTACAACCTTTCCACCCGTCGTTGTCGGCATCGACTTAATTGCGGGTAATTTTCGTGAAGTGTTCTCCCGCGTGACAATGGAAAGGACGTTCCGTGAACGGAGCATCTTTATTAAGTCAGATCTACTCTCCCTCGAACTCTTTCCTTTCCTCCGACCATGCTCGTTCCAGCACAACCATACTCCCGCCAGgcaattttcttcttcttcccaaGCGTCTCCTTTTTCTTCTATTTCGACCCCCGCATTTTCGAGAAAGAATATAGAGTTCGCCAAGAATGCTGGACGAATGACTGCAGTCAAGCTAAAATTTCTATTGTTTCGACGACCGACGACGATACTCCTACCACGATCTTAACGACCACAATCCCCTGAACTTTTCCAACCCTTCTGCCAGGGAAACTTACTTATACATATTTCAGTGGATAAGACGTGCGAGTTTCGCTGAATATTAAATCGCAATCATTACCCTCGAATGACTTTCTTAACTGAACCGTCAAAATTAAGATTAAGGGAAGTTAAATATGGAAGACGTGGCTCGAAGGATTTGAAGGAGTTTTCGGAGCTTTGCACGCGACATATAAAGAAATATCGGTATTTACCTGTTGCTGATTCTTAAAGCGGCAAGAAAGTGCCTTCTTTTATTGCAATAATAAAAGCATCATCGTTGCTCGTCCTTCGTTTACGGCCCGTTAGACTCTTTTTGTGATTTCGGAGCGAGATAACCTGAATGAGTTCTTTTCCCGTGGGTTGACGGGTACAGTGTTCCAATCGAAATTAGTTGTACGTCTAAACTACCGTCACGTCGAGGTCACTCGCTGCGCCGTATTCGCAAACTGTCACCGTCAATTGCGATTCGTGCTTACTGCGTGTAAAATTTTTCCTCTCTATTCGCGGactctatgtatacatacacaccCAGCCGTATCCATTGCTCGTGAAAGGCTGCGCAACCCCCGGtgacagaatttttattaattctacGCCTCTCGGTGAAACCAATGGACCGTGGACTGCCATGTTCCCGCAGTGGTTTCCGTGTTGTCCCGACTAATGAGTATTAGGTGtaagtattaaaaagatttaaagacatcagcgtattggtttcagcttaatcagataattaaaagaggaaagaaatttttattttactcctgtgtctttcaatcaatgcaaacattttttattttgcataaagatccccagtctactactaatcaattattacACTGTTAAGGGGTTATGCCACCCTGAGGCGGCCAAAATGACATCaaagtttacgaatttttttctccAAAAGTATGAATGTGACAATTTGTTTATTATGATATATAGTTAGGGCATACATTGAaggttattctgtaaaaatttcacaaaaaaatatttaaaaatggccgAGTTATCCGTTTTCTTGCATAGCTCCTCCGCCAAAACACGTGTAGACGGTGTCACGGATTGTGATGCCCAGGGttatctgaaattaaaaaactCATATGATTTTCTTGTTCCCAGATAAATTATCTATCGTGTAGCATAGGGATTTTAAGAAAAAACCATTTTTGTAcaaatgcaaaaatgaaaatgaaaatgaaaattccatttttacccaaaaaatcaatatttaaacgACTGTTATAAACAATTGGGATATCATATCAAAAAAATCCTATGCTGcacgaattttttaatttcagataaCCCTGGGCATCACAATCCGTGACACGGATAACTcggccattttttaatatttttttgtgaaatttgCACAGAATAACCTTCAATGTATGCTCTGACCATatgtcaataaaaaattgtcacaTTCATACTTTTggagaaaaaaattcgtaaactttGATGTCATTTCGGCAGCCTCAGAGTGGCGTAACCccttaagtattgtatgaggtattatatcaattgcatattcataaaacgaaaaaaaacatatacaatggaattattctaggtcgaaagaaatgtttaattttcaagttaaaacagctccgactgCAAGGGTTAAAGCCTTACCTCTTGTAATAGTCCAATTAAAGCCTAACCGTTATCTTGTGCTCTTATCGTTAGATCAAGATGTCCACAAGTACTACCAGGAGACTGTTCCCTTATCCGTATAGTGAGTCCACTTATGGCAAAAACAGTGCGGGTCCGAATGGCTCAGCACTGTCGACTGTCGACCGACTTTTAACCGGTAACCCCTCAAATACGGTGCCAGCATTGTATATGCCCGCACAGTACGTTGAGTAAATGGGACTACGAGACAAAAGCCATATCTCGGGTTTTTATGACGTATTCAAACATACTTCAATTCAGAGAGTACTCTCCGAGAGTCTTTAATAATTAGTAACTACAATTACGCTATTAAAAGAGTATCGtaaatttaacaatttcattaTTACACATTTCCATAAGATTGAAGTATCTGGATCACtataatacaaaaaattaaattaatttgtacaaagtACTAGCCTTTGAAGTCATTTGTAGAGCAAAAACGAAGATTCTTTTCTAGACCGAAAGCTTTGCCACATCATTCCCAGTTCGTGACTTCTTCTATCCTCTCATCAGCTCCAGGCAACTGTAATTATAACTTGAACTTCCCCATGAAGATAGTTTCAATTTTTTGCTTCAGCTGTAAAGGCTGTTTTAATTACCTGAAACTTTGTATTCGTGTGCACTGCAACGATTTTAAACATCTAAACAATGTATAATACACTGCATGCTTTtgttgaaaattacaaaaacaTTAGTGCAATGTACCCTATCCTTATTAGAGTACAAACTATAAAAACTGAGCATAGCTTAATGTTAAGTAAATATTTGACTAGTAAGTACATCCACGTCACAGATTCTCGAACACCGACTAGAGGGTAAGCTTCGCAGTCCATTAAAAACTACGGCAAAACTCATTACTCGATACTGATTTTTGCGTCGTCTCATTCGGAGAGCAAGTTTCCTAGTCGCACAATTACAATTCTTTCGCGTAGTATCCGCGCACGCTAATGGACGCTGGTCATCAGTATTCCAGCGTATTATTCCCCTTAATCGGCCAGTTCGCTTAATTCTCGCCGCGAATACCAGACCGCAGGAAGGAATGCGTTTCAAGCAATCGGAATGGTTCGATACTACAGCACGGGGGGAACCTTCATTTGAGGGATGCGTCGCCGTTGACGGGGGTGGCTTCGAATTTCGATACAGCAAGTATCGAGGCAAGGTCGTACGTGGCAGATGTATAATTAGAAGTAACGTGGCTAGCGGTACGCGAAACAAGACCGTTCCCTTCGTAATCACACCTACGTAACCGAGACTCGTTTCATCGTCAATGCGTCCCCCTCTCGATGAATAACCTGCGCCTCTGTGCCTTCGAATCAATCAGAGGCAAGTACGGAAGGAAAAAATGTCGAAGATAAAGAGCAAGGAAATCTGAGCAAAAAAAAAGATAAGCATACCGATAGCAATTCACGCTCATAGAAACGTTCCCGATGCGACGCCGCCGCATCGCCTCAATGCGCCTTCATACACCATTCCATGAGAGACCGACTATCGCGACTTGTTCCACAGccgcagaggtgggcattatttggcgaaaaaaatatttgaaatactatttaatattctagattttattttgcttaaagaaaatagtattttatttgaacaatctgaacctcgaaatgacttatttctatttgaacaatctgaacctcgaaataaaatacttctattcgaacaatctgaacctcgaaataaaatacttctattcgaacaatctgaaacacaaagtaaaatatttctattttaataatctgaaacacaaagtaaaatatttctattttaataatctgaaacaaaaaatagattttattttttaatatttaatatttcttattttagcaataatttaaagaagaaaaggtacttaatataagaaactatcatatatcatttgccacattttcgtttgACTACTGCTAACGAGAACAACGTTTAGTCATAATCTAAAGTCTTTCcttaaaaaattcccatttctataaaatttcatgtttttcgcaacttcaacgtcaatGTGGCACGTTTTCCCCTTACCCGATTAACTTCATCTTttgcagaaattattttcttatccAATAGCATAATTTTAGGGGGGagggcgtgaaaaaatctcgcaaaaaatTTCACCAGGTATAGTTAAGGTCCAcccaaatatacacaaatatacACGAATATAACAAAAAGTTAAATCCatgaacaatt contains the following coding sequences:
- the LOC143207365 gene encoding uncharacterized protein LOC143207365 gives rise to the protein MTRQSSGTVGNTEEQEGMSSCSPRTSTGTITMTMTTASTTSTSTMTVTSGPLPFLPAETQSSISSATNSQQFSERQFQGAQYRCASATTAMFSPASSSANTSHLATSNLFSVPVSPKRPASILSSKSPNITKSQMKEFREAFNLFDKDGDGSITKEELGRVMRSLGQFARAEELRTMMQDIDVDGDGNVSFEEFVGIVSNISANETTSPDQNQEEKELRDAFRVFDKHNRGYITASDLRAVLQCLGEDLSEEEIEDMIKEVDVDGDGRIDFYEFAHALGEPGIDDDDEDEDEELQSPGY